A DNA window from Arachis hypogaea cultivar Tifrunner chromosome 18, arahy.Tifrunner.gnm2.J5K5, whole genome shotgun sequence contains the following coding sequences:
- the LOC112772058 gene encoding uncharacterized protein, whose amino-acid sequence MSAKGTRAWMVASSIGVVEALKDQLGLCRWNYAFRSLQQHAKNNIRSYTQAPKFSSSASAVSNKVKRSKEESIKKVMELDCWGPSTTRF is encoded by the coding sequence ATGAGTGCAAAGGGAACAAGAGCATGGATGGTGGCATCAAGCATTGGAGTAGTGGAGGCATTGAAGGATCAATTGGGTTTGTGTAGGTGGAACTATGCATTTAGATCACTCCAACAACATGCTAAGAACAACATCAGATCTTACACTCAAGCccccaaattctcttcttctgccTCTGCTGTTTCCAATAAGGTTAAGAGGTCTAAGGAAGAGTCTATCAAGAAGGTTATGGAATTGGATTGCTGGGGTCCTAGCACCACAAGGTTCTGA